A DNA window from Elephas maximus indicus isolate mEleMax1 chromosome 17, mEleMax1 primary haplotype, whole genome shotgun sequence contains the following coding sequences:
- the LOC126060985 gene encoding olfactory receptor 8D4-like has translation MDHTFSSKNLNAEMISQRRLDMKNHSTVAEFLLSGLTDQPELQLPLFCLFLGIYLVTVVGNLGMISIIGLNSQLHMPMYYFLSNLSFIDVSYSSVVTPKMLAGFLRRDKAISYNGCMTQLFFSCIFVISECYMLAAMAYDCYVAICSPLLYNVIMSPQVCSLLVAAVFSIGFMDAVIHTGCILRLPFCDSDIISHYFCDIVPLIKLSCSSTYIDELLIFIIGAFNMVATSLTIIISYAFILSSILHIHSKEGRSKAFSTCGSHLTAVLIFYGSLMSMYLKPASNSSLTQEKVSSVFYTTVIPMLNPLIYSLRNKDVKNILVKLLRRKIPS, from the exons atggaccacactttcAGTAGCAAGAATCTAAATGCAGAAATG ATTTCTCAGAGAAGACTGGATATGAAAAACCATTCCACAGTGGCTGAGTTTCTTCTTTCAGGATTAACTGACCAACCAGAGCTTCAGTTGCCCCTTTTCTGCCTCTTTTTAGGGATCTACCTGGTTACCGTGGTGGGAAACCTCGGTATGATCTCAATAATTGGGTTGAATTCTCAACTTCACATGcccatgtactatttcctcagTAATTTGTCTTTTATAGATGTCTCCTATTCTTCTGTCGTTACCCCCAAAATGCTGGCTGGGTTTTTACGCAGAGATAAAGCTATATCCTATAATGGATGCATGACTCAGctgtttttttcctgtatttttgtcATATCAGAATGCTACATGTTGGCAGCAATGGCCTATGACTGCTATGTTGCCATCTGTAGCCCACTGCTTTATAATGTCATCATGTCCCCTCAGGTCTGCTCTCTGCTGGTGGCTGCTGTCTTCTCAATAGGTTTTATGGATGCTGTGATTCATACAGGCTGTATATTAAGGTTGCCTTTCTGTGACTCagacatcattagccattatttcTGTGACATTGTCCCTCTTATTAAACTCTCCTGTTCCAGCACTTACATTGATGAGCTTCTGATTTTCATCATTGGTGCATTTAACATGGTGGCCACCAGCTTGACAATCATCATTTCCTATGCTTTCATCCTCTCCAGCATCCTCCACATCCACTCTAAAGAGGGCAGGTCCAAAGCCTTTAGCACCTGCGGTTCCCACCTGACAGCTGTTCTTATATTTTATGGGTCCCTTATGTCCATGTATCTCAAGCCTGCTTCCAACAGTTCACTCACCCAGGAGAAAGTGTCCTCGGTGTTCTATACCACTGTGATTCCCATGTTGAACCCCCTGATATATAGTCtgaggaacaaggatgtgaaaAATATACTGGTAAAACTCTTAAGAAGAAAGATACCTTCATAA